In Heteronotia binoei isolate CCM8104 ecotype False Entrance Well chromosome 21, APGP_CSIRO_Hbin_v1, whole genome shotgun sequence, the DNA window AGGGGTGCCAACCGGTGCTTAGAGACGGGTTGTGCGTATTGGGCCAATGGTAGTTTACGAATATGCTGCTTAAGAGCAAGTTTTGTTGAGGACGGTGGAATTTGCAGCTATGCAATCATGGGCTCGGGCTGTTCTGCTTGTTTCCTTACACTAACACACCATCTCTGTGACACCAAAGGAATAGCTCCGCTTGACAACATTTATTACATCTTGGTTGGAGAGGGGGTGGTTTGCAACATGCGTGTCCCTTTCCTTGCAAAAGTACTGTGCACTTAAATGTGTGGGAACCTAGAGATTCAGAATGTTGTGGTACGGATAAAGGTTATGTGGTAGGAGGGGAAACGTTACATTGCTTCATACCGAGATAAAGCAGTCGGCTGCATAAGAAATTTGGTTCAGTACTGAGAGTTTTACATGGTAcacctgaccagtgttccctctaagctgagttagtgtgagctagctcacagatttataGTTCCCAGCTTacaattttttgtcttagcttaggaagaatgaccccagagcacactaaatttatgcagtagctcacagctttaatgccagtagttcacaaagtagaatgtttgctcacaagactctgcagcttaaagggaacattgcaccTGACCTATTCTGAATGTTGCTTTCTGATAAACTAATCACGGTACATGTTACAATGTTTTATGCTTTGCACAGGCACCACTGAATTAACAGGGAGCACCAACCTTATTACCTACTATAACCTGGAACATGCTTACAACAAGTTTTGTGGCAAAAAGGTGAAGGAGAAGCTCAGTAACTTCCTGCCTGATCTGCCAGGGATGATAGATCTTCCAGGCTCTCATGACAACAGTAGTCTGCGTTCTCTCATTGAGAAGCCTCCCATCTGTGGGAGCTCATTTAACCCCATAACTGGTACAATGCTCACAGGCTTTCGTCTCCATGCAGGCCCGGTAAGTCAACGATGGGAGCTGAATAGGGACTATAGTGAGGGGGGGCATCTTTGCTCTTGATGGAAAATTACACTGTAGTCTCCTGATAGAGAAGAAAACCTGTTTGTGCTGGAAAGCTGTGGTGAGAGTTGAAGATCATGGGAAAAATATGAATTCCTATTAGTGTATTCATGAGAGACTGAGATCACATTTTGAGTTCAGCACCTTAGGAATCATCTTGTTTGGtggtaaaaaaaggtagtcccctgtgcaaacgccagtcatttttgactctggggtgacgttgctttcacaaagttttcacggcagactttatgggatggtttgccattgcctttcccagtcatttatacttttcccccagcaagcagcgtactcattttaccgacctcggaaggatagaaggctgagtcaacttggagcctgctacctgaaccagctttcgctgggattgaactcaggtcgtgagcagagggctcctactgcagttttaccactctgcgctgcgGGGCTCTTTTTGTTTGGTGGGCACAGTGGTAAATAGAGATCCCAAGCAGGAGATTATAGAAGTTCTTCGTTCTGTAATAGAAAAGATTATTACTGGGCAGAGAGCCATGGGTTTTCTTCCTTAGTTACTGAGCAGGTATGCAGAGCAGAATAATTTTTCTTTGAATTCCGGTGGAGTATTCCATGAAGGATAGGTTTATCATTTATTGAGGGTGTAGCAGATAGAGTATGTAACAGTAGCTTGGGGACAGCTGTGGAAAGCACTGAGGATAGCAGAGCCTGAGCTTTGCTGTGTTTGGAAAGTTTGGACATGGTAGATAATGTCACTTAGTGGCTTCAGAATAGCTGGGCCCCTTTGACCCAAAGGCGGCCCGGGAATTCTGAGTTGTCAACAGATAGAATGTAAACTAGTATGAACTTTCCCTGTGGAAGTCTCGAGAGCCTCCTTCCTCAAAATTGCCCTGTGCAACAGCAGAATGATGAGATGCTCCCTGTACTAATGTGCTTCCGTTTCTTTTCGTGCTGTTAAAGCTGCCAGAGCAGTGTCGTTTAATGCACATCCAGCCACCTAAGAAAAAAAACAAGCACAAACATAAGCAGAGCCGTACCCAGGATCCTGTCCCTCCAGGTAAGATGCTTCTTCATCCAATAGCCTAAACCACCACTATTCCTCACCTCTGTCTGAATTATGCCTTCTTCAATTACTGAATCTTTTTGGGCAGAAACACCTTCAGATTCTGAtcacaagaaaaagaaaaagaaaaaagaggatgATCCTGAgcggaaaagaaaaaagaaggagaaaaagaaaaaaaaggtgagTTTGGGGGGCCTTTTTACAAGTATTCCCCTTTCAGCACAAGGAAGTCAGAAAGGAAAAGTATTagagcagaggtttttttttctggTCTGAAACTCTGTGGTTCATGCTGCTTCCATTGGCTTACTGTGCTATTTTCAATTGTAAcccgccttgagtctcagcaagaaataAG includes these proteins:
- the MED19 gene encoding mediator of RNA polymerase II transcription subunit 19 is translated as MGECCAEHAGMMENFSALFGGAEPPQSTTAAALGFGPGKPGGPGSGPPPIPAVTAAGEETARKAAAVGPFYLMRELPGTTELTGSTNLITYYNLEHAYNKFCGKKVKEKLSNFLPDLPGMIDLPGSHDNSSLRSLIEKPPICGSSFNPITGTMLTGFRLHAGPLPEQCRLMHIQPPKKKNKHKHKQSRTQDPVPPETPSDSDHKKKKKKKEDDPERKRKKKEKKKKKNRHSPEHPGVGSSQASSSSSLR